One genomic window of Marinobacter adhaerens HP15 includes the following:
- a CDS encoding helix-turn-helix domain-containing protein, with amino-acid sequence MIKCHLSRLMGEKKLKIVDVARETGVNRGTITRLYHETASRVELDSIEALCRYLNCEVGELFEYVEDR; translated from the coding sequence ATGATTAAGTGCCATCTGTCCAGACTGATGGGTGAAAAGAAGCTCAAGATTGTTGATGTGGCGAGGGAAACAGGGGTGAACCGGGGCACCATTACCCGGCTTTATCACGAGACTGCCAGCCGGGTTGAATTGGATTCGATCGAAGCGCTTTGCCGCTATTTAAATTGCGAGGTGGGCGAGCTTTTCGAGTACGTTGAAGACCGCTGA
- a CDS encoding SCO family protein, translating to MITPCFQHHTKRFASIALMMLAILLVGCMGDDAPDWHGTDISGVMPKLEFDLIDSQGAPVSGDDYSGQVRMLFFGFTSCPDVCPTALQKLSQAVSGLSPENQEEVLTLFVSVDPQRDTPERLAEYVNFFGERIVGLTGKTSDLRTLTQRYRTTFGHEEPDAEGDYAVTHSGAVYVFDREGNPRLLIRPEDLSAQAIRQDLVALLEESS from the coding sequence ATGATCACACCCTGCTTCCAACACCACACAAAGCGCTTTGCATCCATTGCATTAATGATGCTGGCAATCCTCCTTGTTGGCTGCATGGGCGATGATGCGCCGGATTGGCACGGAACAGACATCAGCGGCGTGATGCCCAAGCTTGAATTCGATTTGATCGACAGTCAGGGAGCACCGGTTTCAGGCGATGATTACAGTGGTCAGGTACGAATGCTGTTTTTCGGATTTACCTCTTGCCCTGATGTTTGCCCCACTGCTCTGCAAAAACTCAGTCAGGCCGTTAGCGGCCTGAGCCCGGAAAACCAGGAGGAGGTACTTACGCTGTTCGTCAGCGTTGACCCTCAGCGCGATACGCCCGAGCGCCTGGCAGAGTATGTCAATTTTTTTGGTGAAAGGATCGTCGGGCTGACCGGCAAAACCTCTGACCTACGCACACTTACCCAGCGATACCGGACCACGTTCGGGCATGAAGAACCGGACGCAGAAGGTGATTACGCCGTCACTCACAGCGGCGCAGTTTATGTGTTTGATCGTGAGGGTAATCCACGCCTGCTTATCCGACCGGAAGATTTAAGCGCTCAAGCCATTCGGCAGGACCTTGTTGCCCTTCTTGAAGAAAGTTCCTGA
- a CDS encoding DUF3703 domain-containing protein produces the protein MNSELKAFYLTELAAAADADNQGDVDTAFRHLERAHILSQKFALAHTTTHLRMLRLGWHTRDAREVLGQLARAFAALLVSRIWVPVGNTGRANVSAFEPMAVPEDLAIVLGHQKPSNT, from the coding sequence GTGAACAGTGAACTCAAGGCGTTCTATCTGACAGAACTGGCAGCAGCCGCTGATGCAGACAATCAGGGCGATGTCGATACAGCGTTCAGACATCTTGAACGGGCTCATATTCTGAGCCAGAAGTTCGCGTTAGCGCACACGACAACACATTTGCGCATGCTACGGCTCGGCTGGCACACGCGCGATGCTCGCGAGGTTCTCGGTCAGCTGGCTCGGGCCTTCGCTGCGTTGCTGGTTTCACGAATCTGGGTTCCTGTCGGCAATACGGGACGTGCCAACGTCAGCGCATTTGAACCGATGGCGGTGCCGGAAGACTTGGCGATTGTTCTGGGACACCAGAAGCCTTCCAACACGTAA
- a CDS encoding cytochrome c biogenesis CcdA family protein: MPDLATWGMLAAFFGGLVSFFSPCTLPLVPGYLSVVTGGTVTDRSSRLQSLWLSICFVLGFSVVFIAFGASASLLGQWLMAYRQEANLVAGILIVLMGLFMLGWWSMPALQRDWRFGQTLEGGRPTAAFLLGLAFAVGWTPCIGPILGAILALSSTHANAETGMLYLAVYSLGLAIPFLATALFIEHFRARVRWMSRWSQSLRILAGLVLVVMGVMVLTGQMTRFASWMLSAFPVLGRLG; this comes from the coding sequence ATGCCAGATCTTGCGACATGGGGAATGCTGGCTGCTTTTTTTGGCGGCCTGGTGTCTTTTTTCTCACCCTGCACTCTGCCGCTGGTTCCGGGGTATCTCTCGGTCGTTACGGGCGGCACCGTCACAGACCGTTCGAGTCGACTGCAATCTCTGTGGCTCAGTATCTGTTTTGTCCTTGGATTCAGTGTGGTGTTCATCGCTTTTGGTGCCAGCGCTAGTCTGCTCGGTCAGTGGCTGATGGCCTACCGGCAGGAAGCCAATCTGGTGGCGGGCATTCTGATCGTGCTGATGGGGCTATTTATGCTGGGCTGGTGGAGCATGCCCGCGCTACAGCGCGACTGGCGCTTTGGGCAAACCCTTGAGGGTGGACGGCCCACGGCAGCGTTTCTTCTCGGTTTGGCCTTTGCCGTCGGATGGACACCGTGTATTGGCCCGATATTGGGCGCTATCCTGGCTCTCAGTTCCACCCATGCGAATGCTGAAACCGGCATGCTGTACCTGGCCGTTTATTCGCTGGGGTTGGCAATTCCATTTTTGGCAACGGCTCTATTTATTGAGCACTTTCGGGCGCGAGTGCGCTGGATGAGCCGCTGGAGTCAGTCACTGAGAATTCTGGCAGGGCTGGTTCTGGTTGTTATGGGGGTAATGGTGCTGACGGGACAGATGACCCGGTTTGCATCATGGATGTTATCCGCATTTCCGGTACTCGGAAGACTCGGTTGA
- a CDS encoding DsbA family protein, which yields MNRRAIVVVVCLVLIAAFSAAVLFKPQPQQPQKTATTGEKSVVASEPIANQQALVRFHSPTFGPADAPVTIVEFFDPSCEACRAFYPIVKQILAEYPGQVRLVLRYTLFHQGSEEVSRILEAARLQDVYEPVLEAVLEVQPAWHDDPKVAKAWGAAEAAGLDLSQAREDMQSERISAILDQDMQDVKTIGVRGTPTFFVNGRQLTEFGPKPLLRLVQESLPDAQQ from the coding sequence ATGAATCGTCGTGCCATCGTTGTTGTCGTGTGTCTCGTGCTGATCGCAGCCTTTTCGGCCGCTGTCTTGTTCAAGCCACAGCCCCAGCAGCCTCAAAAAACGGCCACCACCGGTGAAAAGTCTGTTGTCGCTTCCGAACCGATCGCGAACCAACAAGCATTGGTACGCTTCCATTCGCCCACATTCGGGCCTGCCGACGCACCGGTGACCATCGTTGAGTTTTTCGACCCCTCCTGCGAAGCCTGCCGGGCGTTCTACCCCATCGTGAAACAGATTCTTGCTGAGTATCCAGGTCAGGTGCGCCTTGTTTTGCGTTACACACTGTTCCATCAGGGTTCCGAGGAAGTCTCCAGAATTCTGGAAGCAGCTCGCCTGCAAGATGTCTATGAACCGGTGCTGGAAGCTGTGTTGGAGGTGCAGCCTGCCTGGCACGACGACCCGAAGGTTGCCAAGGCATGGGGAGCGGCCGAGGCAGCCGGTCTGGACCTGTCCCAAGCCCGTGAGGATATGCAATCCGAACGGATAAGCGCCATCCTTGATCAAGACATGCAGGACGTCAAAACCATCGGCGTTCGGGGCACCCCGACTTTTTTCGTGAATGGCCGCCAACTCACGGAGTTTGGTCCCAAACCGCTACTTCGCCTTGTTCAGGAGTCGCTCCCAGACGCACAGCAATAG
- a CDS encoding disulfide bond formation protein B: MTNNNQVIPWGLLLSAWLLALVSSLSAIYIGEVLGQAPCVLCWFQRAFMFPLAVILAVACYYSDFNVWRYAMPLAVIGSLFALAHSLLYVGIIPQPIQPCTATGPSCSGDGMTIFGGLPLPFLSLAIFVAIIILLLLVRRRIHS; this comes from the coding sequence GTGACCAACAATAACCAGGTGATTCCATGGGGGCTGCTGCTGTCGGCCTGGCTACTGGCGTTGGTGTCCTCGCTTTCAGCCATCTACATCGGGGAAGTTCTCGGGCAGGCTCCGTGCGTTCTGTGCTGGTTTCAGCGCGCCTTCATGTTTCCGTTGGCGGTGATTCTCGCAGTCGCCTGCTACTACTCGGATTTCAACGTTTGGCGCTACGCTATGCCGCTGGCTGTTATTGGCTCCCTGTTCGCTCTGGCCCACTCACTGCTTTATGTGGGGATAATTCCACAACCCATTCAGCCCTGCACGGCCACTGGCCCGTCCTGCTCGGGTGACGGAATGACGATATTTGGTGGGCTGCCGCTTCCGTTTCTATCGCTGGCCATTTTCGTTGCCATCATAATTCTGCTCTTGCTTGTCCGTCGGAGAATTCATTCATGA
- a CDS encoding cation diffusion facilitator family transporter gives MDSCCENKAGELTQLRASQSRVLYIALAINAVMFVVEFSAGWIASSTALLGDSLDMFGDASVYALTLFVLDRSRRARAGAALFKGGFMLLFGLVVVADAIRKLVIQEVPAAEWMGAVGALALFANGVCFVLLYRHRADDLNMRSTWMCSRNDLFANSSVIIAAGLVALTNTLWPDIIVGLAIAALFLHSAWQVISEGMGEWRAGGAESANQSDEGEVATTGDNCCSSSQSTCGSASEEPSR, from the coding sequence GTGGATAGCTGCTGTGAAAACAAGGCCGGTGAACTGACACAATTGCGAGCGAGCCAAAGCCGGGTGCTTTACATTGCGCTTGCCATAAACGCAGTGATGTTTGTGGTGGAATTCAGCGCCGGCTGGATTGCAAGCTCTACCGCGTTGCTGGGCGATTCGCTGGATATGTTCGGCGACGCGTCTGTCTATGCACTGACACTGTTCGTGCTGGACCGAAGCCGTCGCGCGCGTGCCGGAGCGGCTTTGTTCAAAGGCGGCTTTATGCTGTTGTTCGGGCTTGTTGTTGTCGCCGATGCCATCCGCAAGCTGGTGATACAGGAAGTGCCGGCCGCCGAGTGGATGGGCGCTGTCGGCGCTCTTGCTCTTTTTGCAAACGGCGTTTGTTTTGTGTTGCTCTACCGTCATCGTGCGGACGACCTCAACATGCGTTCCACCTGGATGTGTTCCAGGAACGATCTGTTCGCCAACAGCAGTGTCATCATTGCGGCTGGATTGGTCGCCCTCACCAATACCCTCTGGCCGGACATCATTGTGGGCCTCGCCATTGCTGCGCTTTTCCTGCATTCCGCCTGGCAAGTCATCAGTGAAGGTATGGGGGAATGGCGTGCCGGTGGCGCAGAATCCGCCAACCAATCGGACGAAGGTGAGGTCGCCACTACCGGAGACAACTGCTGTTCTTCATCGCAAAGCACGTGTGGCAGTGCATCGGAAGAGCCATCCCGGTGA
- a CDS encoding MerR family transcriptional regulator encodes MSEKTYTVGRLADDTGIKPVTIRYYERIGLLPKAIRSDSGYRLYAKADYSRLLFIRRSRGLGFSLDDIRELLSLADRHQESCAGVDAKVEQQLEQVRSRLKDLRAMEHELERLSACCEGGVIMDCRIIETLSGSA; translated from the coding sequence ATGAGCGAAAAAACCTACACGGTCGGTCGGTTGGCTGATGATACGGGCATCAAGCCCGTAACCATCCGCTACTACGAAAGAATTGGACTGTTACCGAAAGCGATCCGCTCGGACTCCGGATATCGACTGTACGCCAAAGCGGATTATTCGCGGCTGCTGTTTATCCGACGAAGCCGGGGGCTCGGTTTCAGCCTTGACGATATTCGAGAGCTGCTGTCGCTAGCAGATCGACATCAGGAGTCCTGCGCTGGAGTAGACGCCAAAGTTGAACAACAGTTGGAACAGGTGCGCTCTCGACTGAAAGATTTGCGTGCGATGGAACACGAGTTGGAAAGACTGAGTGCGTGTTGTGAAGGCGGGGTTATTATGGATTGCCGAATTATTGAGACACTCTCCGGCTCTGCTTAA
- a CDS encoding SCO family protein — MRTRFWRQRTNIISATLTLIASLLLTGCFANDEEDWNGKNISGLMPELEFDLINSQGESVSGEDYSGRVRMLFFGFTSCPDVCPTALQKLNQATSGLAPTLQDEVLTLFVSVDPKRDTPERLAKYVDFFGDNIVGLTGNEPQLRELAKRYRTTFGYDEPDPDGNYAVSHSSAIYVFDREGNPRLLIRPDLSGEEIRHDLVALIQEDS, encoded by the coding sequence ATGAGAACTCGCTTCTGGCGACAGCGCACCAACATCATATCGGCGACCTTAACGCTGATTGCATCCCTATTGCTGACTGGTTGCTTTGCCAATGACGAGGAAGACTGGAACGGTAAAAACATCAGTGGCTTGATGCCTGAGCTGGAATTCGACCTGATCAATAGCCAGGGCGAGTCGGTATCTGGCGAGGATTACAGTGGACGGGTGAGAATGCTGTTTTTCGGGTTCACCTCGTGCCCCGATGTTTGCCCAACCGCCCTGCAAAAGCTCAATCAGGCAACCAGTGGCCTGGCCCCGACGCTTCAGGATGAAGTACTCACTTTGTTCGTGAGTGTCGATCCGAAACGTGACACGCCTGAGCGCCTCGCAAAATACGTGGATTTTTTCGGTGACAATATTGTAGGACTCACTGGAAATGAACCCCAGCTTCGTGAACTCGCAAAACGATATAGAACCACCTTCGGTTATGACGAACCTGACCCCGATGGAAATTATGCGGTGTCACACAGCAGCGCGATTTATGTATTTGATCGCGAGGGTAACCCCCGCCTTTTAATTCGGCCCGATTTGAGCGGGGAAGAAATTCGGCATGATCTCGTTGCTCTTATTCAGGAGGATTCCTGA
- a CDS encoding cytochrome c oxidase assembly protein, with translation MSLLDYLLPYDFSPLTILSYMLVMGFYGVGLFRMPEQDRPGALRIFAFTLGVMICYAVMQTRFDYYAQYMFFVHRGQHLILHHIGPILIALSNPLPVMRFWFEKISPGWRRTLRPLGWFYQVLQQPFIALFLFVGLIYFWLWPSIHFDAMLSRDLYWVMNWSMLLDGLLFWWLIFDPRPPAITSSLGYGRRMLVLAAAGVLQMFLGAWIVFSRDMVYDVYEVCGRAWPLDPEVDQLLGGMLTYIPPAMMSILGILLMLRRAMHQDGKYANQSKPLEETAS, from the coding sequence ATGTCACTGCTTGACTACTTATTACCTTACGATTTCTCGCCGCTGACCATACTGAGCTACATGCTCGTGATGGGGTTCTATGGCGTTGGGCTATTTCGGATGCCGGAACAGGACCGGCCAGGCGCACTGCGGATCTTTGCGTTCACCCTGGGGGTGATGATCTGTTATGCGGTGATGCAGACCCGCTTCGATTACTACGCGCAATACATGTTCTTCGTCCATCGGGGCCAGCATCTGATCCTTCATCATATTGGGCCTATCCTGATCGCGCTTTCCAATCCCTTGCCGGTCATGCGGTTCTGGTTTGAAAAAATCAGCCCAGGCTGGAGGCGCACGCTCCGGCCTCTGGGTTGGTTTTATCAGGTCCTGCAACAACCCTTCATCGCCCTATTCCTGTTTGTCGGGCTCATTTATTTCTGGCTGTGGCCATCAATCCATTTCGACGCCATGCTCAGCCGGGATCTGTACTGGGTCATGAACTGGAGCATGTTACTGGATGGCCTGCTGTTCTGGTGGTTGATCTTCGACCCGCGACCGCCTGCGATCACCTCATCGCTGGGGTATGGCAGACGCATGTTGGTTCTGGCTGCCGCAGGTGTGCTTCAGATGTTTCTTGGGGCGTGGATCGTGTTCTCACGTGACATGGTCTACGACGTTTACGAAGTCTGTGGCAGGGCCTGGCCGCTGGACCCGGAAGTCGACCAGCTCCTGGGCGGCATGCTGACCTATATCCCTCCCGCTATGATGAGCATCCTTGGCATTCTTCTGATGCTTCGGCGAGCCATGCATCAGGACGGAAAATATGCCAATCAATCCAAACCACTTGAGGAAACAGCGTCATGA
- a CDS encoding DsbA family protein has protein sequence MRTRTLVTSLVLFCLVVFAAAFVYYDRSQGIDEPAVVEKTPLVRDYSPVIGPEDAPVTIVEFFDPSCEGCRAMHPYVKQIQAAYPDNVRLVLRYVLFHKGSEEAVRILETAREQGIYEPVLDAVMEAQPQWHDDPKVAAAWDAAESAGLDLEAARAGMNSQEIDRIIQQDAADVKAVGISGTPTFYVNGDTLSRLGPQELYDLVTSKVESPQ, from the coding sequence GTGCGTACCCGAACCCTGGTCACAAGCCTCGTTCTTTTTTGTCTGGTTGTCTTCGCGGCCGCTTTCGTTTATTACGATCGTTCTCAAGGCATTGATGAACCCGCCGTTGTTGAAAAAACGCCGCTGGTGAGAGATTACTCTCCCGTTATCGGCCCTGAGGACGCGCCGGTAACCATTGTCGAATTCTTCGACCCATCCTGCGAAGGCTGTCGCGCCATGCATCCCTATGTGAAACAGATTCAGGCTGCATACCCGGACAACGTGCGTCTGGTCCTGCGCTACGTATTGTTTCACAAAGGCTCGGAAGAGGCCGTCAGAATTCTGGAAACCGCCCGCGAACAGGGGATCTACGAGCCGGTGCTTGACGCTGTCATGGAAGCCCAACCCCAGTGGCATGACGATCCAAAGGTCGCCGCAGCATGGGATGCGGCGGAGTCAGCCGGGCTTGATTTAGAAGCCGCCCGGGCCGGTATGAACTCGCAGGAGATTGACCGCATTATTCAACAGGATGCGGCTGACGTGAAAGCGGTTGGAATTTCTGGAACCCCAACCTTTTACGTCAACGGGGACACCTTAAGTCGGCTGGGACCCCAAGAACTGTACGACCTTGTCACCTCCAAGGTAGAGTCGCCTCAATAA
- a CDS encoding cation diffusion facilitator family transporter gives MGHEHVHMSPDTKDKRVAVAIWANGILTLAQIAGGIFAGSLALIADAIHNFSDMASLFIAFAARKIARRPADSKMTFGYGRIEIVAALINYTTLIMIGAYLIYEGGMRFLDPPEIKGWWVVWLGIIALVVDGLTALLTYSMQKDSVNIRALFLHNLSDAFASIAVVVGGALILLYDMRWVDPAITIGIASYILYLGLTEIGGTIRTLMLGSPVDIDTDSVIEALSNVEGVLDLHHVHFWQMGEHDASLDAHVVVEISAWNELEKVKGRIKRTLDNEFSITHSTLEFEHPDHSHKDAHTYGHG, from the coding sequence ATGGGCCACGAGCATGTTCACATGTCACCGGATACTAAGGATAAGAGAGTTGCAGTAGCTATCTGGGCGAACGGTATCCTAACCTTGGCTCAGATCGCTGGAGGGATCTTCGCTGGCAGCTTGGCGCTGATAGCCGACGCTATACACAACTTTTCGGATATGGCGTCACTATTTATTGCATTTGCGGCGCGGAAGATTGCACGCCGCCCGGCCGACTCGAAGATGACCTTTGGCTACGGGAGAATTGAGATTGTTGCGGCACTTATAAATTACACCACTTTGATTATGATCGGGGCATATTTAATCTACGAAGGTGGCATGCGATTCCTAGATCCCCCGGAAATCAAGGGCTGGTGGGTAGTTTGGCTTGGCATTATCGCATTGGTAGTGGATGGTTTGACCGCGTTGCTCACTTACTCCATGCAAAAGGACAGCGTCAACATCCGTGCGCTGTTTCTACACAACTTGTCTGATGCGTTTGCGTCAATTGCAGTCGTTGTAGGCGGCGCCCTGATTCTCCTGTACGACATGCGTTGGGTTGATCCCGCGATCACAATTGGTATCGCAAGCTATATTCTCTACCTGGGCTTAACGGAAATCGGCGGAACCATCCGGACACTCATGCTGGGTAGCCCAGTGGATATCGACACAGATTCTGTCATCGAGGCTTTATCAAACGTAGAAGGCGTTTTAGACCTTCACCACGTACATTTCTGGCAGATGGGTGAGCATGATGCCTCCCTCGACGCCCATGTGGTGGTCGAAATAAGTGCATGGAATGAACTTGAAAAAGTCAAGGGCCGGATAAAACGAACTTTGGATAACGAGTTCAGCATCACTCATTCAACATTGGAGTTTGAACACCCTGATCACAGTCACAAAGATGCCCATACTTATGGCCATGGCTAA
- the lspA gene encoding signal peptidase II has protein sequence MSGDRSRFFTLNFLGFSTLIALADQAIKWLVQQSMAYGQSVEITSFFNWVHVWNKGAAFSLFADGGGWQRYFFIAIAVVVSAVLVKLIRDSHQRTEALAYAMVLGGALGNVIDRVFRGHVVDYLDFHWQSWHWPAFNLADVFIVLGVIMILVTGFTAEKGVGNNTKNRQNG, from the coding sequence ATGTCTGGAGACCGTTCTCGCTTTTTTACGCTGAACTTTCTCGGCTTTTCCACGCTGATAGCGTTGGCTGACCAGGCCATTAAATGGCTGGTCCAGCAATCCATGGCTTACGGGCAATCGGTTGAGATCACTTCTTTCTTTAATTGGGTGCACGTATGGAATAAAGGCGCTGCCTTTAGTCTCTTCGCCGATGGCGGGGGCTGGCAGCGATACTTTTTTATCGCAATAGCCGTTGTCGTCTCAGCTGTTCTGGTCAAATTGATTCGGGACAGCCATCAACGAACAGAAGCCCTAGCTTACGCCATGGTTCTTGGAGGCGCACTGGGAAATGTCATCGACCGAGTTTTTCGAGGCCACGTTGTCGATTACCTGGATTTCCATTGGCAATCCTGGCATTGGCCGGCGTTCAACCTTGCCGACGTGTTCATCGTCCTGGGCGTGATCATGATTTTGGTCACGGGCTTCACAGCCGAGAAAGGTGTTGGGAACAACACGAAAAATCGCCAGAATGGCTAG
- a CDS encoding cation transporter, giving the protein MSNTCDGQCGSEEAGTDNYTRNPVITTHGAQISTYKVPKMDCPSEERMIRMALNGFDNIRSLSFDLSNRNLEIIHQGEAGPITSKLETLGLGASLQKSEEASAESVRSAESSNANETEESGTLWILLAINGLMFLVEMTMGLIAQSAGLIADSLDMLADAAVYGLALYAVGHGIKMQVRAAHVAGILQLILAVGVLVEVGRRFLFGSDPQSLMMMAVASVALIANVSCLLLIAKHREGGAHMKASWIFSANDVVINLGVILAGLLVAWTGSNYPDLVIGGIVGGIVLIGAKRILALKG; this is encoded by the coding sequence ATGAGCAACACCTGTGACGGACAGTGTGGCAGTGAGGAAGCTGGCACAGATAATTACACTCGGAACCCCGTTATCACCACACATGGAGCCCAGATCAGCACCTACAAAGTGCCAAAAATGGACTGTCCTTCGGAAGAGCGAATGATTCGAATGGCGCTCAATGGCTTTGACAACATTCGGTCACTCTCATTCGACCTATCGAATCGAAATCTGGAAATTATTCATCAAGGCGAAGCCGGACCTATTACGAGCAAGCTGGAAACCCTGGGGCTGGGCGCTTCCTTGCAGAAGTCAGAAGAGGCCAGCGCTGAATCCGTCAGATCGGCTGAGTCGTCTAATGCCAACGAAACCGAGGAATCCGGCACTTTATGGATACTGCTGGCAATCAACGGTCTGATGTTTCTGGTCGAAATGACGATGGGCCTGATCGCCCAGTCCGCTGGCCTGATTGCTGACTCGCTAGACATGCTTGCCGACGCTGCCGTCTACGGTCTTGCGCTTTACGCCGTCGGGCATGGCATCAAAATGCAGGTCAGAGCGGCCCATGTTGCTGGCATTCTCCAGCTCATCCTTGCCGTCGGTGTACTAGTTGAGGTTGGCAGGCGTTTTCTGTTCGGCAGTGATCCGCAGTCGCTGATGATGATGGCCGTCGCATCTGTGGCCCTTATTGCCAACGTCAGTTGCCTGCTCCTGATCGCCAAACACCGTGAAGGCGGTGCTCACATGAAAGCCAGCTGGATATTTTCGGCCAACGACGTGGTCATCAATCTAGGGGTTATCCTCGCAGGGCTTCTTGTCGCCTGGACCGGCTCCAACTACCCGGATCTGGTTATTGGCGGCATTGTGGGAGGCATTGTACTCATCGGTGCCAAGCGCATACTTGCACTAAAAGGATAA
- a CDS encoding saccharopine dehydrogenase NADP-binding domain-containing protein gives MRQGDKSVLVLGGYGAAGTATATFLGQRIDGNIVLAGRSLEKGRKRAEQLDREAGVTGRFNARSIDVADAAQARQCSHEQDVVIVACDLSVSALENLVHGCIANRADYIDITPNPRKLEVFQGMRTLIETSDSRFVLDAGADPGLPGWLARWLCQASPGTVKDIQMYGRYRSTDIGWGGVADILSAADRQGWKYNGGWTQSRFWDVRYRRFEGGLGSSICVPVFLDELHGLPQELSLECFSFYHAGLNPVTDVLMTFERTGMLGCFSFKSRQRAFYSALKRFTNKPFGLELTAESRGDRASRRVSIGHHDLYRATAIPAAIHCESLLEGSGDESGVRWESLSCSQRDVRKRLLIFKFNSVSKDIIEGFNFILLKIKEKYFNVIILQQIQSTIFSAFERLQVSF, from the coding sequence ATGAGACAGGGCGACAAGAGCGTACTTGTCCTTGGTGGCTACGGAGCTGCCGGGACCGCTACTGCGACTTTCTTGGGGCAACGGATCGACGGCAATATTGTCTTGGCAGGGCGTTCACTGGAAAAAGGGCGTAAACGAGCGGAACAGTTAGATCGCGAAGCCGGTGTCACAGGTCGTTTCAACGCCAGATCAATTGATGTGGCTGACGCTGCACAGGCCAGGCAATGCTCGCATGAGCAAGATGTCGTTATTGTGGCATGTGACCTTTCCGTGTCTGCTCTTGAGAATCTGGTTCACGGTTGTATCGCGAATCGAGCCGACTACATCGATATCACTCCAAATCCGCGCAAGCTTGAGGTATTCCAAGGCATGCGGACACTCATCGAGACCAGCGACAGCCGATTTGTACTGGATGCAGGTGCTGATCCGGGGCTGCCCGGGTGGCTGGCTCGATGGCTTTGTCAGGCCTCTCCGGGGACAGTGAAGGATATTCAGATGTATGGGCGTTATCGATCCACCGACATAGGCTGGGGCGGTGTTGCCGACATCCTGAGTGCCGCTGATCGCCAGGGGTGGAAGTATAATGGCGGATGGACACAGTCCCGTTTTTGGGACGTCCGTTATAGAAGGTTCGAAGGCGGGTTGGGAAGCAGCATCTGTGTTCCGGTTTTTCTGGATGAACTTCATGGCTTACCGCAGGAGCTATCACTGGAATGCTTCAGCTTCTATCACGCCGGTCTCAACCCGGTTACCGATGTGCTGATGACATTTGAGAGAACGGGAATGCTTGGCTGCTTTTCCTTCAAGTCACGCCAGCGCGCATTTTATTCAGCTCTTAAACGCTTCACTAACAAGCCATTCGGCCTTGAATTGACTGCCGAGAGCCGAGGTGACCGCGCATCGCGCCGAGTATCAATTGGCCATCATGATCTTTATCGCGCAACCGCAATCCCTGCCGCGATTCATTGTGAGTCGCTTTTGGAAGGTTCCGGGGATGAATCTGGGGTCAGATGGGAATCGCTTTCATGCTCACAACGCGATGTACGAAAACGGCTGCTTATATTCAAGTTCAATTCAGTGTCAAAGGATATAATAGAAGGTTTTAATTTTATATTGTTGAAAATAAAAGAAAAATATTTCAATGTAATAATTTTGCAACAGATACAAAGCACCATCTTCTCAGCATTTGAAAGACTTCAAGTGTCATTTTGA